A genome region from Mycolicibacterium litorale includes the following:
- a CDS encoding phosphotransferase enzyme family protein produces MAEVIADDIDVAERALADYDLPPTSTLRLLNLSENATYLVEDADSGAKSILRVHRQNYHRPHEIESELDWLAALRRDSDVTVPTVLPARDGRRVVTIDANGTPRHVVHFDMVAGAEPDEGTVTLDDFRTLGRITAALHDHSRSWTRPQGFDRFSWDWANCLGEDPRWGRWHDAEGVGPEESHLLERAQDLLQRRLSEYGTGPDRYGLIHADLRLANLLVDPPTITVIDFDDCGFGWFFYDFGTAVSFMEDDPALPEWQASWVAGYRSRRPMTQADEDMLASFVFLRRLLLLAWMGTHSHSKESKSKAISYAAGSCALAERYLSTNGQRLA; encoded by the coding sequence ATGGCGGAGGTCATCGCCGACGACATCGACGTGGCCGAACGTGCACTGGCCGACTACGACCTGCCACCGACGTCCACGCTGCGGCTGCTGAACCTGTCGGAGAACGCCACCTATCTGGTCGAGGACGCCGACAGCGGCGCCAAATCGATCCTGCGGGTGCACCGGCAGAACTACCACCGCCCGCACGAGATCGAATCCGAGCTCGACTGGCTCGCCGCGCTGCGCCGGGACAGCGACGTCACGGTGCCGACGGTGCTGCCCGCCCGCGACGGCAGGCGTGTGGTCACCATCGACGCCAACGGAACCCCGCGCCACGTCGTGCATTTCGACATGGTGGCCGGCGCGGAACCCGACGAGGGCACGGTCACACTCGACGATTTCCGCACCCTCGGCCGGATCACCGCGGCCCTGCACGACCATTCCCGGTCATGGACCCGCCCGCAGGGTTTCGACCGGTTCTCGTGGGACTGGGCGAACTGCCTGGGTGAGGACCCCCGCTGGGGCCGCTGGCACGACGCCGAGGGCGTCGGCCCGGAGGAGAGCCACCTGCTCGAACGCGCCCAGGATCTGCTGCAGCGGCGGCTCTCCGAATACGGGACCGGCCCGGACCGGTACGGGCTCATCCACGCCGACCTGCGGTTGGCCAACCTGCTCGTCGATCCGCCCACCATCACCGTCATCGACTTCGACGACTGCGGATTCGGCTGGTTCTTCTACGATTTCGGCACCGCGGTCTCGTTCATGGAGGACGATCCCGCGCTGCCCGAGTGGCAGGCCTCCTGGGTCGCGGGCTACCGCAGCCGCCGTCCGATGACCCAGGCCGACGAGGACATGCTGGCCTCGTTCGTGTTCCTGCGGCGGCTGCTGCTGCTGGCCTGGATGGGCACCCACAGCCACTCCAAGGAATCGAAGTCCAAAGCCATCAGCTACGCCGCGGGCAGCTGCGCGCTGGCCGAACGTTATCTCAGCACCAACGGCCAGCGACTGGCCTGA
- the fabG gene encoding 3-oxoacyl-ACP reductase FabG, which translates to MFTSLQGRSAIVTGGSKGIGRGIAETFADAGVDVVITGRNQADIDTTVADLSGKAGKVSGVAADVADPADCRRVVDTTVERHGALDIVCANAGIFPSGRLEELTPEDIEQVLAVNFKGTVYIVQAALAALTASGHGRVIVTSSITGPVTGYPGWSHYGASKSAQLGFIRTAAMELAPKRITINAVLPGNIITEGLVDMGEDYMNQMAAAIPAGRLGSVADIGNAALFFATDEASYITGQSLIVDGGQILPESHQAIAEL; encoded by the coding sequence ATGTTCACCTCACTGCAGGGCCGTTCCGCGATCGTCACCGGCGGCAGCAAGGGCATCGGCCGAGGAATCGCCGAGACATTCGCCGACGCCGGCGTCGACGTGGTCATCACCGGCCGCAACCAGGCCGACATCGACACCACCGTCGCCGATCTGAGCGGCAAGGCCGGCAAGGTCAGCGGCGTCGCCGCCGACGTGGCCGACCCGGCCGACTGCCGGCGCGTGGTCGACACCACCGTCGAGCGACACGGCGCCCTCGACATCGTGTGCGCCAACGCCGGCATCTTCCCGTCCGGCCGGCTCGAGGAACTCACCCCCGAGGACATCGAGCAGGTGCTGGCCGTGAATTTCAAGGGCACCGTCTACATCGTGCAGGCCGCGCTCGCGGCGTTGACAGCCAGCGGCCACGGCCGCGTCATCGTCACCTCGTCGATCACCGGACCCGTCACCGGATATCCCGGCTGGTCGCACTACGGGGCGAGCAAGTCCGCGCAGCTCGGGTTCATCCGCACGGCGGCAATGGAACTCGCCCCCAAGCGCATCACCATCAACGCGGTGCTGCCGGGCAACATCATCACCGAGGGCCTGGTCGACATGGGCGAGGACTACATGAACCAGATGGCCGCGGCGATCCCCGCAGGCCGGCTGGGCAGCGTGGCCGACATCGGCAACGCCGCGCTGTTCTTCGCCACCGATGAGGCCTCCTACATCACCGGTCAGAGCCTGATCGTCGACGGCGGGCAGATCCTGCCCGAGTCGCATCAGGCGATCGCCGAGTTGTAG